In the Oscillospiraceae bacterium genome, TGTATTCCTGCGGGTTCATCATTGTGCAGCTGGTGCTGCTGTGGACCCATTGCTGCACGGTGCTGCGGGGCGACAAGGGCATTGACCTGAAAAAAATCGTGACGAACCTGAACCTGATCGCCATTGTGGCGGCGGCGCTGCTGTTTGCGCTGCACATCACGCTGCCGGCGGGGCTGGTGACGACCATCTCCAGCGTGGGCAATATGATCGGTCCGCTGGGTATGCTGCTGGCGGGCATGGCAATCGCGTCCAGCCCGCTGAAAAAGCTGGTGCTTACGCCGCGGTATTATTTGACCGTGTTTTTGCGTTTGATTTTGTACCCGATGGTGACGCTGGGGTTGTTATGGCTGCTGAAAGCGCAGACCTGGATCCCAGACGGCAAGGCGATTTTGATGACAGTGTTTTTGTCCGGCATTACGCCGGTATGTTCGGCGTTGAACTCGATGGTGCAGTTGTATGACCGCGATATGGAGGAATCCGGTGCTTTGTACGTGTTGACAACGTTGTTGTCGATTGCAACGATGCCGATGGTGATTGCGGTGTTTGAACGAGTTATTTGATTATGGCAATACCGCATAATTCTAAGTGCCGATACGGCGAGCGAGGTGCGGCAGATGCTAAGCCAAAAGCGCAGATAATACTTTGTGTATTATCGAGCATTTTGGCAACGCAGATGCCGTGCCGCAGCCGCCGGAGCGGTGC is a window encoding:
- a CDS encoding AEC family transporter; translated protein: MSISILLAEKIAQLFLILLMGYLVVRVGLLKPEDSRVLSVIMVYLVMPCMILNAFQIDNTPEVRTGIAYSFVVAGIMHLLFLALTALLKKPLKLDVIERCAVIYSNASALVIPLLQATLGSEYVVYSCGFIIVQLVLLWTHCCTVLRGDKGIDLKKIVTNLNLIAIVAAALLFALHITLPAGLVTTISSVGNMIGPLGMLLAGMAIASSPLKKLVLTPRYYLTVFLRLILYPMVTLGLLWLLKAQTWIPDGKAILMTVFLSGITPVCSALNSMVQLYDRDMEESGALYVLTTLLSIATMPMVIAVFERVI